From Klebsiella electrica, the proteins below share one genomic window:
- a CDS encoding helix-turn-helix domain-containing protein, giving the protein MNSCNQVKQLRLQRAWSQEQLAELAGLSVRTIQRIENGDRPGLETLSALAAVFEVNVGEITGDAPAGHEQSLDLRIEEAKARVHQESRFFRSLSTAVVVCVLLVLLNRFTSPGHYWSAWVAGIWGALLLVRGLRLFVFGEWIRNWRQTRLQRLLRK; this is encoded by the coding sequence ATGAACAGCTGTAATCAGGTTAAACAATTACGTCTGCAGCGCGCCTGGTCCCAGGAGCAGTTGGCCGAACTTGCCGGCCTCAGCGTGCGGACCATTCAGCGCATTGAGAACGGCGATCGCCCGGGGCTGGAAACCCTGAGCGCCCTTGCCGCAGTTTTTGAAGTGAACGTGGGCGAAATAACCGGTGACGCCCCGGCAGGCCACGAGCAGTCTCTCGATTTACGTATCGAAGAGGCAAAAGCGCGCGTGCATCAGGAGAGTCGCTTTTTCCGCTCCTTGTCGACCGCCGTGGTGGTGTGCGTGTTGCTGGTTTTACTCAACCGGTTTACCTCTCCGGGCCACTACTGGTCTGCGTGGGTCGCCGGGATCTGGGGGGCATTGCTGCTGGTGAGAGGCTTGCGCTTGTTTGTTTTCGGCGAATGGATCCGCAACTGGCGTCAGACGCGGTTGCAGCGGCTGCTGCGCAAATAG
- the ydeE gene encoding efflux MFS transporter YdeE, whose translation MTPTIRRSTIALLASSLLLTIGRGATLPFMTIFLTRQYQLEVDNIGYALSIALTVGVVFSMGFGILADKFDKKRYMIIAVLAFICGFIAIPLVNSVTLVVVFFALINCAYSVFSTVLKAWFAEVLAPEKKARIFSLNYTFLNIGWTVGPPIGTLLVMHSINLPFWLAAACAALPLVAIQLFVQRSPAAVAQENATRWSPSVLLRDRALMWFTLSALLASFVGGSFASCIAQYVLVVGDSDFAEKVVAVVLPVNAAVVVALQYAVGRRLSASNIRPLMTFGTVCFVLGLGGFILSGNSLLLWGISAAVFTLGEVIYAPGEYMLIDNIAPAGMKASYFSAQSLGWLGAAFNPMISGSILTHMPHWSLFVVLMLAIIVAWLMILRGMKVRPWRNGCSIVSA comes from the coding sequence ATGACACCGACCATCAGACGCTCGACCATCGCGTTGCTGGCGTCCTCGCTGCTGTTGACTATCGGCCGTGGCGCAACGCTGCCCTTTATGACAATCTTCCTCACCCGTCAGTACCAGCTTGAGGTGGATAACATTGGCTATGCGCTCTCCATCGCCCTCACCGTCGGCGTCGTCTTTAGCATGGGGTTTGGCATTCTGGCCGATAAGTTTGATAAAAAACGCTATATGATTATCGCCGTGCTGGCCTTTATCTGCGGCTTCATCGCCATTCCGCTGGTCAATAGCGTGACGCTGGTGGTGGTGTTCTTTGCCCTGATCAACTGCGCCTATTCCGTCTTCTCTACCGTGCTGAAAGCCTGGTTTGCCGAGGTTCTGGCGCCGGAAAAGAAGGCGCGGATCTTCTCCCTCAACTATACCTTTCTGAATATCGGCTGGACCGTCGGCCCGCCCATCGGCACACTGCTGGTGATGCACAGCATCAACCTGCCTTTCTGGCTGGCGGCGGCCTGCGCCGCGCTGCCGCTGGTGGCTATTCAGCTCTTCGTTCAGCGTTCCCCTGCGGCGGTTGCCCAGGAGAACGCCACCCGCTGGTCGCCTTCAGTGCTGCTGCGTGACCGGGCGCTGATGTGGTTTACGCTTTCCGCCCTGCTGGCCTCGTTCGTCGGCGGTTCATTCGCCTCCTGTATTGCGCAGTATGTGCTGGTGGTCGGCGATAGCGATTTCGCCGAAAAGGTGGTGGCGGTGGTGCTCCCGGTTAACGCCGCCGTGGTGGTGGCGCTACAGTACGCTGTCGGCCGTCGGTTGAGCGCCAGCAATATTCGTCCGCTGATGACTTTTGGGACGGTCTGTTTCGTCCTCGGGCTGGGGGGATTTATTCTTTCCGGCAACAGCCTGCTGCTATGGGGGATATCTGCCGCCGTGTTTACCCTTGGCGAGGTTATCTACGCGCCGGGCGAGTATATGCTGATTGATAACATCGCCCCCGCCGGCATGAAGGCGAGCTACTTTTCCGCCCAGTCGCTGGGCTGGCTGGGCGCCGCCTTCAACCCGATGATTAGCGGATCTATCCTGACCCATATGCCGCACTGGTCGCTGTTTGTGGTGCTGATGCTCGCGATTATCGTTGCCTGGCTGATGATCTTGCGCGGAATGAAAGTTCGCCCGTGGCGCAATGGCTGTTCGATCGTCAGCGCCTGA
- the eamA gene encoding O-acetylserine/cysteine exporter produces MTRKDGLLALLVVVVWGLNFVVIKVGLHNMPPLMLAGLRFLLVAFPALLFVARPEIPLRLLLGYGLTISFGQFAFLFCAINLGMPAGLASLVLQAQAFFTIILGAFAFGERLQGKQLAGIALAIFGILVLVEASLGGQHVPVVGFMLTLAAALSWACGNIFNKKIMSRAEKPQIMSLVVWSALIPVLPFMLASWAIDGPQAMAASLIHIDMLTVFSLLYLAFVATIVGYGIWGSLLGRYETWRVAPLSLLVPVVGMASAALLLGETLNGLQLLGAVLIMAGLYINVFGLRVWRTGAVPR; encoded by the coding sequence ATGACACGTAAAGACGGGCTGCTGGCGCTGCTGGTGGTGGTAGTGTGGGGACTGAATTTTGTGGTGATTAAGGTCGGGCTTCACAATATGCCGCCGCTGATGCTGGCGGGGCTGCGCTTCTTACTGGTGGCTTTCCCGGCGCTGCTGTTTGTTGCCCGTCCTGAAATCCCGCTGCGTCTGCTGCTCGGCTATGGCCTGACCATCAGCTTTGGTCAGTTTGCCTTTTTATTCTGCGCAATTAATCTTGGGATGCCCGCCGGCCTGGCCTCTTTGGTGCTTCAGGCTCAGGCGTTCTTCACCATTATTCTTGGCGCCTTTGCCTTCGGTGAACGCCTGCAGGGAAAACAGCTGGCCGGGATTGCGCTGGCTATTTTTGGCATTCTGGTGCTGGTGGAAGCCAGCCTCGGCGGCCAGCATGTCCCGGTGGTCGGATTTATGCTGACCCTGGCGGCGGCGCTGAGCTGGGCCTGCGGGAATATCTTTAATAAGAAGATCATGTCCCGCGCCGAGAAGCCGCAGATTATGTCGCTGGTGGTGTGGAGCGCGTTGATTCCCGTGCTGCCGTTTATGCTGGCGTCATGGGCTATCGATGGCCCGCAGGCGATGGCGGCGAGCCTGATTCATATTGATATGCTGACCGTATTTTCGCTGCTGTATCTGGCGTTCGTTGCCACGATTGTCGGCTATGGCATCTGGGGATCGCTGCTCGGGCGCTATGAAACCTGGCGAGTGGCGCCGCTGTCGTTGCTGGTGCCGGTCGTTGGCATGGCCAGCGCCGCGCTGTTGCTCGGCGAAACGCTGAACGGCCTGCAGTTGCTGGGCGCCGTGCTGATTATGGCCGGGCTGTATATCAACGTTTTCGGCCTGCGGGTGTGGCGCACGGGCGCGGTACCGAGATAA
- a CDS encoding LysR family transcriptional regulator: MIDDIRYLIVFAKIVEAGSISGGADALGLTTATASSHLAKLEKNLGSALLYRNTRKLSLTHDGVGLLETAKSMLELYEKGVIEFKQRSISTANKLHISVPAVFINSAFTRHLAVFIQQYPDVRLNISYSDTRKDIIGESIDVAFRIGELPDSSLKARHLFVLPRQLVASKGLLSHYKPINHPDDLSHLPWIGLTMRQNSREFRHKNGEVVLVKYTPAVWVDNVEAAYALAKQQAGLAAPPRYLSEGDVRRGEMQEVLPDWSLEPLKVYAIWPANISTSSIAYKLINDIYNAFASHQL, encoded by the coding sequence ATGATTGATGACATCCGCTACCTGATTGTGTTCGCAAAAATTGTCGAGGCGGGCTCAATCTCCGGTGGCGCAGACGCTTTAGGGCTGACGACCGCCACGGCGAGCAGCCATCTGGCGAAACTGGAAAAAAATCTGGGTAGCGCTCTGCTATATAGAAATACGCGAAAACTCTCTCTGACTCACGATGGCGTCGGTTTGCTGGAGACGGCCAAATCTATGCTGGAACTTTATGAGAAGGGGGTGATTGAATTTAAGCAGCGTTCTATATCTACGGCTAATAAGCTGCATATTTCTGTCCCCGCCGTTTTTATTAATAGCGCCTTTACGCGCCACCTCGCGGTTTTCATACAACAATATCCGGATGTGCGCCTGAACATTTCTTATAGCGACACGCGTAAAGATATTATTGGCGAGAGTATTGATGTCGCATTTCGGATTGGGGAACTGCCGGATAGTTCTCTCAAAGCCCGGCATCTGTTTGTCCTGCCCCGGCAACTGGTCGCATCAAAGGGTTTGCTCAGTCATTATAAGCCCATCAACCATCCTGATGACTTATCACATCTGCCCTGGATTGGCCTGACGATGAGGCAGAATAGCCGGGAGTTCAGGCATAAAAATGGCGAGGTGGTGCTAGTCAAGTATACGCCAGCGGTGTGGGTTGATAATGTTGAAGCCGCCTATGCGCTTGCGAAGCAACAAGCTGGACTGGCGGCTCCCCCTCGCTATCTCAGTGAGGGGGATGTCAGGCGTGGAGAAATGCAGGAAGTGCTCCCCGACTGGTCATTAGAACCGCTGAAGGTATATGCAATATGGCCTGCGAATATATCGACCAGCAGCATTGCCTATAAATTGATTAATGACATTTATAATGCTTTTGCGTCTCATCAATTATGA
- a CDS encoding LysE family translocator encodes MILIFTMFIFSLTLSFSPGPVNMLIISSGAIHGFRKTLPLISGATTGFTLLLIVVCFGLYAAIEQYPLFFKYLNAAGALFILYLGYKIASSQPDLALQKTETPGFIQGFLMQWFNPKAWTACASGAALFSDPTTNTTVAVFIMIYFVVCYLSLASWAVIGDKVSILLRSRQRIRTFNLLMGGSLIVTAGYLLCLPLLNHS; translated from the coding sequence ATGATTTTAATTTTTACGATGTTTATATTTTCCCTCACCCTGTCATTTTCCCCAGGCCCGGTAAATATGCTGATTATATCGTCGGGGGCGATTCATGGATTCAGAAAAACATTGCCGTTGATCTCAGGCGCGACCACCGGTTTTACTTTATTGCTGATCGTCGTTTGTTTTGGCTTGTACGCCGCAATTGAACAATATCCTCTGTTCTTCAAATATCTCAACGCTGCCGGCGCACTGTTTATACTGTATCTGGGGTATAAGATAGCGTCATCTCAACCTGATTTAGCATTGCAAAAAACCGAAACGCCGGGTTTTATTCAGGGATTTTTAATGCAATGGTTTAACCCGAAGGCCTGGACGGCCTGCGCATCAGGCGCGGCGTTATTTTCCGACCCGACCACCAACACGACGGTCGCCGTCTTTATCATGATTTATTTTGTCGTCTGCTATCTCTCACTGGCTTCATGGGCGGTTATCGGCGACAAAGTTTCAATACTGCTCAGAAGCAGACAACGCATCCGTACTTTTAACCTGTTGATGGGCGGATCGCTGATCGTTACGGCGGGCTACCTGCTCTGTTTGCCACTTCTCAATCATTCATAA